A genome region from Gouania willdenowi chromosome 9, fGouWil2.1, whole genome shotgun sequence includes the following:
- the LOC114469473 gene encoding uncharacterized protein LOC114469473 isoform X1 — protein MQFIELPEVYAQDNIPVTKDNIPHQEDIISWPHLKEVKLPTIEAEIGLLIGANVPKAMEPLQVVNSVDDGPYAVRTILGWTVNGPLKGGSEMDSDKLTEVTANRISVARLEELWQLQFKQDFPDAGQNEDIEMSKDDHRHKHSDTVVLIFQRYVVFPLPLLVSSPKFLPTNQTKLFMLDAWTSSQVYLRKRPDSCEGSRQIEKALEKENQETT, from the exons ATGCAGTTTATCGAACTTCCAGAGGTATATGCACAAGACAACATCCCAGTAACCAAAGACAATATTCCCCACCAAGAGGATATTATCAGCTGGCCTCACCTAAAGGAGGTGAAACTTCCCACTATAGAAGCAGAGATTGGATTGCTCATTGGAGCAAATGTTCCCAAGGCGATGGAGCCATTGCAAGTGGTTAACAGCGTGGATGATGGACCGTATGCCGTGAGAACAATATTAGGCTGGACAGTGAATGGCCCTCTGAAAGGTGGAAGCGAAATGGACTCAGACAAACTGACAGAAGTTACTGCAAATAGAATCTCGGTGGCCAGGCTAGAGGAGCTCTGGCAACTGCAGTTCAAGCAGGACTTTCCTGATGCTGGACAAAATGAAGACATTGAGATGTCCAAGGATGATCACAGACACAAACATTCAGACACAGTTGTTTTGATATTTCAAAGGTACGTTgtgtttcctcttcctcttcttgtgTCCTCTCCAAAATTTCTCCCAACAAATCAAACCAAATTATTCATGCTGGATGCATGGACTTCCTCCCAGGTCT ATTTAAGGAAACGTCCAGACAGCTGTGAGGGGAGCAGGCAGATAGAGAAGGCATTGGAAAAGGAAAACCAGGAGACAACGTAA
- the LOC114469473 gene encoding uncharacterized protein LOC114469473 isoform X2, with protein MQFIELPEVYAQDNIPVTKDNIPHQEDIISWPHLKEVKLPTIEAEIGLLIGANVPKAMEPLQVVNSVDDGPYAVRTILGWTVNGPLKGGSEMDSDKLTEVTANRISVARLEELWQLQFKQDFPDAGQNEDIEMSKDDHRHKHSDTVVLIFQRFKETSRQL; from the exons ATGCAGTTTATCGAACTTCCAGAGGTATATGCACAAGACAACATCCCAGTAACCAAAGACAATATTCCCCACCAAGAGGATATTATCAGCTGGCCTCACCTAAAGGAGGTGAAACTTCCCACTATAGAAGCAGAGATTGGATTGCTCATTGGAGCAAATGTTCCCAAGGCGATGGAGCCATTGCAAGTGGTTAACAGCGTGGATGATGGACCGTATGCCGTGAGAACAATATTAGGCTGGACAGTGAATGGCCCTCTGAAAGGTGGAAGCGAAATGGACTCAGACAAACTGACAGAAGTTACTGCAAATAGAATCTCGGTGGCCAGGCTAGAGGAGCTCTGGCAACTGCAGTTCAAGCAGGACTTTCCTGATGCTGGACAAAATGAAGACATTGAGATGTCCAAGGATGATCACAGACACAAACATTCAGACACAGTTGTTTTGATATTTCAAAG ATTTAAGGAAACGTCCAGACAGCTGTGA